A single Chiloscyllium punctatum isolate Juve2018m chromosome 14, sChiPun1.3, whole genome shotgun sequence DNA region contains:
- the purg gene encoding transcriptional regulator protein Pur-beta → MATTSDRERASGGTDADLHLLTAVSAVAVPPEEAVVAAAVEEEEEEGDVEASRPPKARDPSPAAGPPPPLLETQELASKRVDIQNKRFYLDVKQNAKGRFLKIAEVVGSAGRKSRLTVSMPVAAEMRDYLGDFIEHYAQLGLAGGGGGGGGGGLRRRRRQQEEDEEAAAVVQQQQQHVAPAQPEAQAQPQPQRVLKSESLVRENRKYYLDLKENQRGRFLRIRQTVSRGSPGWGYSAQGQSQAQGQTIALPAQGLIEFRDALARLIEDYGTAPTSAAAGVGGGGLTDEAGAPGPLELPEGISVPVDNKRFFFDPGSNRYGVFLRLSEVKPSYRHSITVPYKAWARFGDNFLRYAEEMRAIQERRRDRRAELSREVAAAAAADGVQEEEEED, encoded by the coding sequence ATGGCGACGACCAGCGATCGGGAACGGGCCAGCGGGGGAACGGACGCCGATCTTCACCTTTTAACGGCGGTATCCGCCGTCGCCGTACCTCCCGAGGAAGCGGTAGTGGCGgcggcggtggaggaggaggaagaggaagggGATGTTGAGGCGTCCCGACCGCCCAAGGCGAGGGATCCGAGCCCGGCCGCCGGCCCCCCGCCGCCTCTACTCGAGACCCAGGAGCTGGCCTCCAAGCGGGTGGACATCCAGAACAAGCGCTTCTACCTGGACGTGAAGCAGAACGCCAAGGGCCGCTTCCTGAAGATCGCCGAGGTGGTGGGCTCGGCAGGCCGCAAGAGCCGCCTGACCGTCTCCATGCCTGTGGCGGCCGAGATGCGCGACTACCTGGGGGACTTCATCGAGCACTACGCCCAGCTCGGGCTGGCCGGCGGCGGCggcgggggaggaggaggaggcctgAGGCGGCGGCGGAGGCAGCAGGAGGAGGACGAGGAGGCGGCGGCGGtggtgcagcagcagcagcagcatgtgGCGCCGGCCCAGCCCGAGGCCCAGGCCCAGCCTCAGCCTCAGCGGGTGCTAAAGAGCGAGTCCCTGGTGCGGGAGAACCGCAAGTACTACCTGGACCTGAAGGAGAATCAGCGGGGCCGCTTCCTGCGCATCCGCCAGACCGTGAGCCGAGGCTCCCCCGGCTGGGGCTACTCCGCCCAAGGCCAGAGCCAGGCCCAAGGCCAGACCATCGCCCTCCCGGCCCAGGGCCTCATCGAGTTCCGGGACGCCTTGGCCCGGCTGATCGAGGATTATGGAACTGCCCCGACATCGGCGGCGGCAGGGGTTGGAGGGGGAGGCCTGACAGACGAGGCCGGCGCTCCGGGGCCGCTGGAGCTGCCCGAGGGTATCTCGGTGCCGGTCGACAACAAGCGCTTCTTCTTCGACCCGGGCTCCAACCGGTACGGCGTGTTCCTGCGGCTGAGCGAGGTGAAGCCCTCGTACCGCCACTCCATCACCGTGCCGTACAAAGCCTGGGCCCGCTTCGGCGACAACTTTCTCCGGTACGCCGAGGAGATGAGGGCGATCCAAGAGAGGCGTAGGGACAGGAGGGCCGAGCTGAGCCGGGAGGTCGCCGCTGCTGCCGCCGCAGACGGTGTCCaagaagaagaggaggaagatTGA